The following nucleotide sequence is from Psychroserpens sp. Hel_I_66.
ACTCTCGTTATGGTGACAAAGAGTGGTTGGGATTTTGGGGAGAAGATCTTGAAATTGTGATTGATTTGGGAGAGGAAATGGAGATTAATTCTATTGAAACTCGTTTTTACAATGGACAAGGGCAGTGGATTTATGCTCCGAAAGAAATTTATTTGGACTTTGCATTTGACTGCGGTACTGTAGAAAAAATGAAACCAATTTTGATTGAGACTTCAAATGAAAAATTAATTGATTTTAAAGTGAAGTTGAAAGATTTTAAAACTTCAAGAATATATTTAAAAATCCCAAACTACGGAATCATCCCAGATGGCAAACAAGGTGCAGGACAAAAAGCTTGGACGTTTATTGATGAAATTATAATTAATTAAAAGACTAATTATCCTGCAAGGTTTGAAAAACCTTGTAAGTATCTAAAAAAAAGATTCCCACTTTCGTGGGAAATAAGTATGACATTAGAAATCTGCGCAAATAGTTACCAATCTGCAAAAAATGCCCAAGACGCTGGAGCACATCGCGTCGAGCTTTGTAGCGAATTATCGATTGGTGGCATTACACCAAGTTACGGATTAATTAAAAAGGTGATCAACGAATTAGACATCAAAACTTTTGTTTTATTACGCCCGCGAAGTGGGAATTTTAACTACAATACCTCTGAATTTGAGATTATCAAAAAAGATATTGAAATATGCAAAGAGCTAGGTTGTCACGGTATTGTCTCCGGAGTTTTAAAAGAAGATAATACTATTGATACTGAAAGAACTCTCGAGCTTATAGAGCTTTCAAAACCAATGGCATTTACATTTCATCGTGCATTTGATTTAGTTCCCGATACAGAAAAAGCATTGGAGCAATTAATTGATTTGGGAGTTGAGAGGGTTTTAACTTCCGGACAACAACCAAGAGCGATTCAAGGTTTAAATGCTCTAAAGGTTTTACAAGATCAAGCCCAAAATAGAATAACGATTCTTGTTGGTAGCGGAGTTTCATCAGCAAATGCAAAGACATTTAAAACTGCTGGTTTTGAAGAAATCCATGCGTCAGCTTCTCAAGTG
It contains:
- a CDS encoding copper homeostasis protein CutC, which produces MTLEICANSYQSAKNAQDAGAHRVELCSELSIGGITPSYGLIKKVINELDIKTFVLLRPRSGNFNYNTSEFEIIKKDIEICKELGCHGIVSGVLKEDNTIDTERTLELIELSKPMAFTFHRAFDLVPDTEKALEQLIDLGVERVLTSGQQPRAIQGLNALKVLQDQAQNRITILVGSGVSSANAKTFKTAGFEEIHASASQVIPNNNDNSSYFGNTPQTVSSVKEIKALLKAIDD